GCTGGTTTGATCGTGCTGGTGAGTTTTATTTCACCCTATCGTAATGAACGCCGCATGGCAAGGGACCTGTTCGCGGAAGGAGAATTCGTCGAAGTGTTCGTGGATACACCGTTGGAGGAGTGCGAGCGCCGCGATGTAAAGGGATTATATGCAAAGGCACGCCGAGGGGAGTTGAAGAATTTTACAGGAGTCGATAGTGATTACGAGCCGCCTCTCGCCCCGGAGGTACATCTGCATACCATGCGCACGGAACTGGTAGACTGTGTAACGAACGTGATCCAGACGTTGTCATAATGTTCTTGGATTGGCGGTTGATCATTGCTGGTGCAACGGTAGGTCTTCTTGTTGGCCTTACCGGTGTTGGCGGTGGTGCCCTGATGACCCCGATCTTGTTGCTCGTATTCGGGATGGCACCTATGGCAGCTGTTGGCACTGATCTGTGGTTTGCAGCGATCACTAAGTTGTTCGCCACACCTGTACATCAACGTCATGGCTTGATCGATTGGCAAGTCGTGAAACGATTATGGACCGGGTCGTTGACAGCTTCCACATTAAGCTTGATCTGGTTGCGTTACCATCCGATCGATAGCTCATCCATGAATACATTAAAAGGAGCAGTGGCCATTACGGTAATGGTCACCGCCATAGCCATGCTTTTTCAAAAACAACTGCACGGGATAGGGCGCAGCCAAAGGACCACTGAAGGCGTGAAATTCAAATCAGTGCAAGGTCCGCTCACCGTTGCAGCAGGAGCATTTCTGGGGATCCTTGTAACCTTCACATCCGTTGGGGCAGGCGCACTGGGCGCGGTGTTCCTGGTCTACCTCTATCCACTTCGCTTAACTCCCCCTCGCTTGATCGCTACGGACATCGTGCATGCGATCCCCTTAGCCATATTTGCTGGGTTGGGTCATTTGTTCTTAGGACATGTAGAAGGGGGCTTGCTGCTCAATCTGATGATGGGTAGCATTCCCGCTGTCATTATCGGCGCGATGTTGTCCGCTAGAATGCCGCACGCTGCACTGCGTTTCATACTCGTATTGGTGCTCATTGCTGTGGGTGTCAAATTGTTGTTAAGCCTCTGAACCTTATGTCCGTTCAGTGAGTCTTCGGAGAAAACACGACAAAACAACCATGGTGGAATGTATAAGAGCCCTTGTCGATCTCCACTTGAAAGAGCATGACCATGGAACAAAATTCGATGACCGAGCCTTTACTGAGCGTAGTGATCTCCACTTATGATCATGTAAAATACATTGAGCAATGCATCAATAGCGCATTGATGCAGCGTACGGATCTTCCTTTCGAGATACTTATCGGTGAAGATGAAAGCACGGACGGAACAAGAGAGGTCTGTAAGCGGATAGCGGATGAACATCCGGATCGAATTCGGCTTTTCTTACGTTCCAGGGAAGATGTGATCTACATACAAGGAAAACCAACAGGGCGATACAACCTTCTGAACTCTTTGAACGCTGCAAAGGGGAAGTACATTGCGCTCTGCGATGGAGATGATTACTGGACGGACCCATTGAAGATCCAGAAACAAGTGGACTTTCTTGAGGCCAACCCGGATCATTCCATTTGCTTTCACCGAGCTATGTTGGAACAGAATGGTCAATTGGTTCCGGATTCAATCACCGAGCCTAGATTCGACCTGATAAAAGAGCGACCAGTTGGGATCAGCGCATTGTTGGAACACGGTAATCTAATGCACACGAATACGGTGGTATTCAGAAACTTTCGTGAGAACTTGCCATTTGAGCTGTTTTCTGCACCGATGGCTGATTATTTATTTCATGTAATAAGCGCCTCCAAAGGTTTTATCCATCGGTTGGATGACGCCATGTCCGTATATCGAGTAGGGGTTGGCATTTTTTCATCGAAGTCTGAAATAGAAACGCATCATGCAATTGTGGTCAATCAAGCTCATGTATTGTCTTTGCTTACAAAAGAAGAGCACAGAATGATCGCTTTGGCCAAGTTTGATCGTTCGTTGAACACATACATCAAGGTCATTGAGCAGAACGCGACAGAGGATTCAAATTTGCTTAAACGAAAAAGTGGCCGTGACATATTAAGACTTCTATTCAAGAAGATCACATTCAAGAAATGAAGAATATAGGTCGCTTCAATTGGAGCTAACGCTTATTCTGATCCGGGTCGCCGGAAGCGCTACTCGTAAAAGGTGAGATCGGCATTTGGCCTGTTCACCCTAGAAGACGGTTGCCCTTCAATTGGCACGTTGATCAACGAGTTGCTCGGAGACTAGGCTTTCTTTCAATGTGGACTGACGATCGGCAACGATCGGTCTTTCAGCCAAGGTGCATCAATACACTATATTCGCCGCATTCGTTGCTTGAAGTGAGATGAAATCACCATGCGCCTCGAAGTAAGAAGCACGACCATGCAACATCGTGACCGCCTTGAAACCTACCTATTTCAGAATCTCATGCTGCGATTCCTGCGCGACCTTCACTTGGAATACCTCTGGTTCTTGAAGCGTGAAAGGGAAGCCAGGATCCTTTCTGACCAGCAGTTATTGACTATGGTAGTTCAGCGGATCGCACGGCATTTCGAATCAACGGACAAGTTAGAGTCTTTCATCATGCTCAAGAATAAGCACTGAAAAACCCATGCGGATCTTTACCATAATTGTTACTTACAACGGCGCGCATTGGGTCGATCGCTGCTTCGCGTCACTAATGTCCGCCGATGCTCCCTGTACGGTTCTGGTCGTCGATAATGGATCAACGGACGGAACGGTAGAACGTATCCGGGCCGGGTTCCCATCTGTGGAAGTGTATCGCGCCCATGCGAACCTAGGGTTCGGCAAGGCGAACAATGTGGCCATTCGAATGGCTTTGGATCGAAGTGCCACCCATTTCTTTTTGCTCAATCAAGATGCTTGGGTAGTGCCGGGTTCATTGGCTGCGCTTGCAACGGAGTTGGACAAGGATCCATCGTTCGGGATCGTTAGCCCAATGCATTTGAACGGCAGCGGTGATGCACTTGATGTCTTTTTCTCCCGTTCGTTGATACCTGCACAATGCCCTGGATATTTATCGGACCTCGTTCTAGGCAAGGTGAAGACCGGGATCTACGCCACCACGAACGTTAATGCAGCAGCGTGGTTGATGTCCAGAGCTTGCGTGGAGCGCGTCGGTGGGTTCAGTCCTGTTTTCTATCACTATGGAGAGGATGAGAATTACGTAAATCGGTTGCATTATCATGGTTCACGTATCGGGGTACTTCCAGGCACATATGTCCATCATGATCGGGAAGATCGTCCGGAGAGTTCCTATTTCACGGACCGGATGGAGTATGACCGTCGCATCTTCGTGAGAAACCTTTCCGATCCGGCTGATGAACGGACCGGAAGTGAAGAATTAGCGGTACTGGCCCGTGCTCGATACAAAGCTTTACTGGTTCGACGATCAAGCGAACTTAAGCGGAGCGACGCCCGCAAGCAATCCTTATTGAGAGCGAATCGCCAGCAAGTCATGGAACTAAGAGCGCGTACACGTGTTCCCGGCCCAACCTTCCTCGGAGAAGAAGAAGATCTCTTGGGCGCTGTAATTCGTGTATAATGGCTATTCACTGTTGGACAAGTAGCGCCGATCACTGACGCAGGGATATTACTGAATGTTGGTGTGATCTGGATCGAAAAGCCGCAGGGTGTCGAACTGGACCAAAGCTTACGCTCCAACTATCGATAACGCAATCGGAGGAATACGTGGTGTTTGAAGGTACAGAGCACCTACCGACCTATCGTGTATAGCAACACCGTGACGGTGCCACACTGGTAGTTGAACTACGGTGGCTCGGGAATTGACAAGTCAACAAACGCACCACACGAACATTCAACACCTCGTTGGCAGAATCGTCCACCCATTCGTAATCCCCGCTTGCTGCTATTAGCCCCAAAATGCCAGCATCCGGGCATGCGGCTGCAAATTCCGCCCAGGTACACAGGCGCTCTCCGCTTAGGGCATAATTGTTGGCCGCGTCAAAGAAATCGGTTGTTCCTTGTGGTTGTTGCTCGGATCAATGCAATACTGAGTACCGATCTCGATCATGCCCGTTGGACACTCCCTCAGCTTATGCGCGCGACCATTGAGCACTTGGAAAACCGCGCCATCAAAAACCGCGGATATGATCATGCCATCCGGAATATCCTCACCCACAATCGCTTCACCGGGTTTCCAAAACAAAGGGTAAGGTCCCTGTGCCCCGACCTGGATCTGTACCGGGCCGGTGATGCTCGTTGGAGCAGTGATCATGAATTGGGTACCTGCTTCGATAGGAGTATCGAATGTGGTCAACGTAATTTGCCAAGTGGTTCCAGCTGTATTATTCACAAAACGATGAGTGCCGCTTTGTTCCACTTCCGCGCTTAATACATCTCCGGGTGTAAGTGACGGTGAAAGACCGTTCAGTTGTCGGTCGATGCTGCCAAGCCCATTTAAGATCAATGGGCCATCAGAACGCACTTGTGCATTCACAGCGACTGCCGAGCAACAGGCCAGCATTAATATGGTCGATCGCATCATCATCGCGGGTGGTAGCAACAGCGATTGTTAGCCGTTAATGTGCTCAGTAACCCAGTGTTGCGCTGGCTCCACACGTAAGACGACCAACCTGGTCTGATCCATGGGCGTGGTTCGATGTATCATCCATCCATTCCCACTCCGAGAACAATCCCTGCAATTGCCCAGCGAGCACTGTGCAACCTACAACATACTCTGCCCAGCTACATAGTTTGCCACCAAGGTTGGCACAACGATCCCGTGACGGGTGGAACAACATGCCAGTAACAACGTCGGCTTCAATACATAAGCGGTCAGTCGCTTGCAGAAAACTGGAGGGCAGCCCGTCTCCGTACGGTCCATCAGTATGAAGTAGCCATTCGCGTAGAGCACTTCACAAACAGCGCCAGCAAGCAATTGACCATTAGTGGGTGGTAGACCATCAGGCCTGACCAAAGGGACCGAGGCCAAGCCGTTCGCACCTTTCACATAGGTCGGCCCGAACTGATCGACAGGTGACAGGAACCGTAACAAAAGCCCGTCCGATAGTGAAGCCACGTCCGGCAGTGCAACAAGCAAGATCGTGTCAGAGGACATAGTTGCGGAACACCAAGTGTAACCTCCTGAAACAACAACTCCGTTCACCGTGATCGCAGAGGAATTGGACTCTGGCTCACCAACACCTTGCACGGTACGCTGTGCATCGTTCCCGGTAATTTGGATCGGCTTGTCATAAGTCACCTGTGCAAAGCAGCCTAATAAAGCGGTTACTGCGAGCACAGTAAGCGAGGTTCTTATCTGGTCATGCAACATCTGAAACGTACACTAGTAGTTGAAGCTATAGAGGAGCCGTGTTTACAATCTATTCCGGGGATCGTTCCGGTCTCACCATTTCCTCCATTACCAATTCGTTTGCCTCCGTCCAGATGGTTAGCGGCATCGTCCACCCACTCATAATCGAGCACTGTGCCAAGGAAGCCGGGAATTCGCAGGCACTGATGGACCCATTCGCTATTCTTGCACAATCGCGCACCACGGTTCTTGCAGAAGACCACTGCATCAAAGAAGGAAACTTCTGAACGTGAGGAATCTTCGATGCAATATTCCCTTGCACCCACACTGAATCCGTTCTTACAGGGGATCGAAGAACTCCCAAGAACGATGAAACGCTGGCCATCATAGATCATCCGGGAAGGCACTCCGGGCCATAGATCAGCACTATCCAATGGTATGCCACCTGCTTTTACGATGGGTCTTGCACCCAAATTATTCAGATCCAGTGTCGCTCCGGGTTCATTTGCCGATGTAGGTAGGATCGTCACTACCATCCCAGCAGAATAGTTCACTGGGGCAGGAACAAGAGTTCCGTTCAACAAAGTGGTTCCATTGACCGTCGTATACGTGGTCCGATTAGTTCGAATCGCCTCCACACTAATTGCCGCATCTGCGGTAAGGGGGTCGGCTAAGCCGGTGATCTGTCGCTCATTCGGGTTGGCACCGTTGAGTACCAATGGCCCAGGGAGCATCAATTGTGCATTGCACCAATGGACGTTTCCTATTAGTGCGACCAACGGCAACAACACGTAGTATATAGCGCTTTCGAATGTTGATGTGACCATACTGGACCTTCAATGACGGTGCAAAAATAGTGAAGCGTAAGTAAAATCTACAGTATCATCTGACAATTGGATCCTGTGGTCGGTTCTGATACGATCTGCAGAGCTTTTGCAGAAGAATTGTTCTTCCATATCGGGTATCTTCGCGCTCAGAAAATGGAAGTGTCGGTAGTGGTTCCGGTCTTTAATGCGATACAGTATATCGAAGCGGCTGTAAACTCCATACTCGCTGTGCCAGAAGTTGCTGAGGTGGGTGGATCGTGGATGATGGTTCAACGGATGGATCCCGTGAACTTGTCCACCGCTTATTCGCGAGCGAGGAACGTGTGGTCGTTTACCATCATCCCGGTAGCGTGAATAAAGGCGTTTCCGCAACCCGGAACCTGGGTATGCAGAAAGCCAGGAAGGAGTTCATTGCATTTTTGGATTCGGATGACCTATTCCTACCGGATCGATTCAAGGTGGACCGACAGGTATTTGCGGAACATGCGGATGCCGAAGGGGTCTATGGCGCAATAGGCGTGCACTACCACGATGAAGGAGGCCGTGAACAATTCAATAAGGTATTTGCAAGTGAGCTTACGACATTGCGTAAAAGGCTGCCTCCGGAACGCCTGTTCGAAGCTTTCATGGGCATTGGTGAGCCGGTTCATGACCTTGGGAATTTTTCGTTGGATGCAGTTACTTTGAAACGAAGCGCATTGGCCAAGATGCCTCAGCTATTGAGAGAGGGAATGTCCATGCACGAAGATTCTGAATTCACAGTTCGTCTTGCATTTTATCTGCGCATGTATCCGGGCAGTATAGAGAAAGCAGTGGCGCTAAGAGGAGTGCATGGCGAGAATCGCATTACGGCGAATGAACGCTCACCGCGCATGCGTTGGCACTACAATGAAGTGCTGTTGGAATGGGCAATGAAGGAGGTGAAGGATCAGCGTGTGATCAATAAACTGAGATCCCAAGTGGTGCATGGTGCATTGAAAAGTGCCGGATCACCGATTGAGAAGCGTAACGCGATCAAGCTAATGCTGCATACGCCATCACAATGGAAGCGCGTTGATTCCGCCCACGCTTTCATAGAACTAGTAACGGGAAAGGCACATGGACAACTCGAACATTAAAGAACGCATCCAACGTGGTTTACAGGATCCTCTGGAAGATCAAGGGTAGCGCACCGCCCGTTCCAATCCCAAGTGTTAGCACTTTATAAAGGTCTTGCACACTGACTCAATATCATGAGTGTTCAACTTTTGCCTCCAAAAATAATCTCGCTGATCACGCTTTACAACAAAGGCGAGTTCGCAGGTGAGACATGGGAGAGCATTGTGAAAAATACATTACGGGATCTCACGAAGGAACAGCTAAAGCTCCATGTTTACCCAAGTGAAGGAGATCCTACAGGATTATCGGTCAGCAAAGTTCCTGAGTTATGGAAATGGGTGAATGAAATCAAGCAGATCAACAAGAGCAAAGGCGTATTTCCGGAACCCATATTTTCCAATGAAGTGGAACGTCACTGGGAGCGTTTGTTCAATTTATTGGCCGATCAGGATGCCGCGGCTGCACTGGCTCATGCGCGTTGTTCCAGAACGGTTTCTCTGAATGCCATCGCCCATATTGGTAAGCGCATGGTCCGACGAATTTCAGGTGATAAGTAGTAGGATCGCTCCGAGTACACCAAGCAATTGCAATGGATCAAGAGCCCAAGGTCAGCGTTCTTATGACGCTCTACAACAAAGGAGAATTTGTTGTAGAGGCCATTGATAGCATCTTGAAAGGGACATATGGCGATCTTGAGGTATTGGTCATGGACGATGCCAGTACGGACGACGGTCCTGCAAAGGTGCGAGCGATCAATGATCCGCGGATCAGGCTTGTTACCGCCGAAAAGAACGGAGGAAGGGCAGCCGCAGCCAACCGGGGCTATGAAGCTGCACGAGGCGAATACATTGCAGTGCTGGATGCGGATGATACAGCGCACCCGGACCGATTGGCCAAGCAGGTCGCGTTCATGGATGCACATCCGGAAGTGGGTGTTTGTGGCACTGCTGCACGTTATTTCGGGGCGCGTACGGGTATTGATCGTTGGCCGGCCACGGATCGCGAATGCCGTGCTAAACTGTTGTTCACCGATCCTGTTCTGTATGGGTCTTCAATGATCCGGCGGTCGGTCATTATGGACAATGGTCTGCGTAGCAACGCGGATTGGCGGTTTCCGGGCGAAGACTATATCTTCATGGTGAGAGTAAGTGAGTATGCTCAATTCGCGAACTTGCCGGAGCCTTTGTTGAACTACCGCATAGGTGAACAGAA
This genomic window from Flavobacteriales bacterium contains:
- a CDS encoding sulfite exporter TauE/SafE family protein, whose amino-acid sequence is MFLDWRLIIAGATVGLLVGLTGVGGGALMTPILLLVFGMAPMAAVGTDLWFAAITKLFATPVHQRHGLIDWQVVKRLWTGSLTASTLSLIWLRYHPIDSSSMNTLKGAVAITVMVTAIAMLFQKQLHGIGRSQRTTEGVKFKSVQGPLTVAAGAFLGILVTFTSVGAGALGAVFLVYLYPLRLTPPRLIATDIVHAIPLAIFAGLGHLFLGHVEGGLLLNLMMGSIPAVIIGAMLSARMPHAALRFILVLVLIAVGVKLLLSL
- a CDS encoding glycosyltransferase, whose product is MEQNSMTEPLLSVVISTYDHVKYIEQCINSALMQRTDLPFEILIGEDESTDGTREVCKRIADEHPDRIRLFLRSREDVIYIQGKPTGRYNLLNSLNAAKGKYIALCDGDDYWTDPLKIQKQVDFLEANPDHSICFHRAMLEQNGQLVPDSITEPRFDLIKERPVGISALLEHGNLMHTNTVVFRNFRENLPFELFSAPMADYLFHVISASKGFIHRLDDAMSVYRVGVGIFSSKSEIETHHAIVVNQAHVLSLLTKEEHRMIALAKFDRSLNTYIKVIEQNATEDSNLLKRKSGRDILRLLFKKITFKK
- a CDS encoding glycosyltransferase family 2 protein; protein product: MRIFTIIVTYNGAHWVDRCFASLMSADAPCTVLVVDNGSTDGTVERIRAGFPSVEVYRAHANLGFGKANNVAIRMALDRSATHFFLLNQDAWVVPGSLAALATELDKDPSFGIVSPMHLNGSGDALDVFFSRSLIPAQCPGYLSDLVLGKVKTGIYATTNVNAAAWLMSRACVERVGGFSPVFYHYGEDENYVNRLHYHGSRIGVLPGTYVHHDREDRPESSYFTDRMEYDRRIFVRNLSDPADERTGSEELAVLARARYKALLVRRSSELKRSDARKQSLLRANRQQVMELRARTRVPGPTFLGEEEDLLGAVIRV
- a CDS encoding glycosyltransferase; amino-acid sequence: MDDGSTDGSRELVHRLFASEERVVVYHHPGSVNKGVSATRNLGMQKARKEFIAFLDSDDLFLPDRFKVDRQVFAEHADAEGVYGAIGVHYHDEGGREQFNKVFASELTTLRKRLPPERLFEAFMGIGEPVHDLGNFSLDAVTLKRSALAKMPQLLREGMSMHEDSEFTVRLAFYLRMYPGSIEKAVALRGVHGENRITANERSPRMRWHYNEVLLEWAMKEVKDQRVINKLRSQVVHGALKSAGSPIEKRNAIKLMLHTPSQWKRVDSAHAFIELVTGKAHGQLEH
- a CDS encoding glycosyltransferase family 2 protein; amino-acid sequence: MDQEPKVSVLMTLYNKGEFVVEAIDSILKGTYGDLEVLVMDDASTDDGPAKVRAINDPRIRLVTAEKNGGRAAAANRGYEAARGEYIAVLDADDTAHPDRLAKQVAFMDAHPEVGVCGTAARYFGARTGIDRWPATDRECRAKLLFTDPVLYGSSMIRRSVIMDNGLRSNADWRFPGEDYIFMVRVSEYAQFANLPEPLLNYRIGEQNQRHGRDPVHDKEQVCRYGFGSYGIAATDEEFALQLMFHKLKKGTFNSARVRSLWNWRCKLIVMNRSRQLFPVDLFEKHVEYCWNTAYFLLADDGIGAAITHMRLSGKWPLDRLVYLMKVTLKRWVGRG